The genomic segment GCTCGCTGACCATATGACATTGGCCATAAACAGGGCACCCCGGAGGAACGGTTGCGTCCTCTAAGGTTTAGAGTACTTAGCCGAGCAAAGGTTCCGCCGACAATTAAGGTTGTCGACACGGTGGTGAGCTTTCCAAGGCAGGACGGCGGGCCGCGCGGCGGTGAGCGGAAGGGCGGTCAAGGTGAGCGGTTCGCCGAACTCGGATGCCATATCCCAGGTGCTCAAACGGGCGTGGATTCCGCTACTGCTGATTGTGGTACTGGCAGTCTCGGCGTTGGTCGTGTCGCGGCTGCACAAGATGTTTGGCTCGCAGGACCTCAACGCGAATGCCGGCAAGGGGATCGAGATCGTGCAGTTCAATCCGAAGGTGGTCGTCTACGAGATCTCCGGCCCGCCGGGTGCCACCGCGAATATCAACTACTGGGACGCGGACGCCAACACTCACCAGGTCAACAATGCGCCGCTGCCCTGGACGACCACGATCTCGACCACGCTGCCGTCCGTCAGCGCCAACATCATGGCGCAAAGTGACGGAAGCCGAATCGTCTGCAAGATCACCGTGGACGGCGTCGTCCGCGACACGCAAAACTCCGATGGCCACAACGCCCAAACCTTCTGCTTGGTGAAATCCGCATGAGCGATCTCAATAGCAAAAGCCACCTGGATGTCGACGACGCCGCCGCCACCGGGCCGATCAGCACACCGAGTTCGGGTAAGCCCGAACGCGGGCACCGCCCCTATCTCCCGCACACCATCCGCATCTTCGCGGTGCCGATCATCCTGGTCTGGGTCGCCGTGACGGTGTTGGTGAACGTCATCGTTCCCACCCTGGAAGTCGTCGGCGAGGCCCACTCAGCGCCGATGACGCCGCTGGACGCGCCGTCGATGAAGGCGATGATGCGGATGGGCCACAACTTCCACGAATTCGATTCCAACA from the Mycobacterium lentiflavum genome contains:
- a CDS encoding MmpS family transport accessory protein, whose amino-acid sequence is MSQVLKRAWIPLLLIVVLAVSALVVSRLHKMFGSQDLNANAGKGIEIVQFNPKVVVYEISGPPGATANINYWDADANTHQVNNAPLPWTTTISTTLPSVSANIMAQSDGSRIVCKITVDGVVRDTQNSDGHNAQTFCLVKSA